Part of the Actinomycetota bacterium genome is shown below.
GCAACGACTTCGAGCATGTCACAGGCGTCGAGAACCGCCTGGATGCTCGACTGTGCGATCAGCGCCATATCAGGATTCCATTTCCATTTGCAGGCAGGGCTGATTCAAGATCCAAGACCTGACCCGGGGCAGCGCCATCTATAGATCCCATTCGCTGGGCAGGAACAGGTCCTTGAAGGTGCGGATGGCAAACCTGTCGGTCATGCCGGCGATATAATCGGTGACCTGCGCGGGCAGGTCATTTCCGGCGTCGTCATTCCAGGCAGGCAACAGGTCCGGATGAGCCAGGTAATATTCAAACAGGCTCTCAACCAGCCGGCTCACCCGCCGGGTCTCTCGCCGGTAAACGGAACCGATATAGACCCTTTCGAACAGGAACGACCTGAGGCTGTCCATAGCCTCTTTCATTTTGCTGCTCTGTACCACTTCACCCTGCTCCCAGCTGGAGTCGACCAGGTCGTGGACCAGGGCGTCGATGCGCTGGCTGCTGGTTTCGCCGAGCAGGGCGATCTCCTGCCGGGGAAGGTCTTCCGATATGATGATGCCGGACCTCAGGGCGTCATCGATGTCGTGATTTATGTAGGCGACCCGGTCGGCGATGCGGACGATACGGCCCTCAAGCGTCGACGGCAGATCGGGTCCTGTGTGGTTCAGGATACCATCCTCGACTTCCCGGCAAAGATTCAAGCCTCTCCCCTCCCCCTCCAGTTTCTGCACCACCCGCAGGCTCTGGCGGTTGTGTTCGAAACGGCGGCCGGTACGCTTCTGCAGCGAAACGCTCAGAGCTTCCTCGCCTATGTGGCCGAAGGGTGTATGACCGAGATCGTGGCCAAGGCTGATCGCCTCGGCAAGGTCCTCGTTCAGACGCAGGGACCGGGCTGCTGTACGCGAGATGCCTGAGACTTCCAGCGTGTGGGTGAGGCGGGTACGGTAATGGTCGCCCTCGGGGGCGATGAAGACCTGGGTCTTGTGCTTGAGCCGCCTGAAACTCTTGCTGTGGACGATGCGGTCGCGATCACGCTGGAAGCAGGTCCTTAGCGAGCAGGATTCCTCCGCGACGGTTCGGCCCAGGCTGTCAGCCGCTTTCACGGCATGGCTGGAGAGGTTTTCTTCCTCCCACTTCACGGTGATGGATGCGGCTGTCGGCTTCGAGCTCATCAGGCTTAGAATTATAACCCACTTTCCGGACGGAACTGGCCGGTAAAGGACAGGTGAAGTCCGGTCTGTCGAAATCGGCCGGTTATCTACACCGCAGGCTGGTTCTGACTAAACAGGCCGGGCTTGTGGCCCGGCCTGCTATCAGTACGATATTCTGGCGCTGCTATGCGGAACGTCTCTCACTGACCGATCGCGCGGCCGATGCTCAAGCCGGCCGTCGCGTCAGGCGGTCGTATAGACCATCGCCTTCTCTTCCAGCACCGCCTGGGCTGCAGCCAGCCGCGCCAGTGGAACCCGGTAAGGAGAGCAGCTGACATAGTTAAGGCCGGCCCGGTGGCAGAACTTGACGCTCTCAGGCTCGCCACCATGCTCGCCGCAGACGCCTAGTTTGATGTTCGGCTTCTTCTCACGACTGAGGCCCACAGCGATCTCGACCAGCTTGCCGACACCGTTCACGTCTATGGTCTCGAAGGGGTTGTTCTTGATGATGCCCTCTTCGAGGTAATAGGTGAGGAACTTGCCCTCGGCGTCGTCCCTCGAGAATCCGAGAGCAGTCTGGGTCAGGTCGTTGGTTCCGAAGCTGAAGAAGTCGGCGTAGTCGGAGATATGGTCGGCGGTTAGAGCTGCGCGAGGCAACTCGATCATCGTTCCCACCAGGTAGTCGATGCTGACACCAGCACTGGCGAGGACATCGTCACACGCCTTGACTGTCAGTTCCCGCATGAGGTGCAGCTCTTCGGCGTAACCTACCAGCGGGATCATGATCTCCACCAGCGGCGCGTCGCCCATCTTCTTCTGGACCGCAACTGCAGCCAGCATGATGGCGCGCACCTGCATCTCGTATATCTCCGGCCACTGGATTCCGAGGCGGCAGCCGCGGGTACCCAGCATCGGGTTCATCTCCTTGAGCGAACGGACCCGGGTGGCCAGTTCTTCCTTTGTGGCTATCTCGGCTTCGCTGGCGCCTGTCAGTTTGGCGCGCTCCAGCTCGACCATCAGTTCAGTGTAATCAGGAAGGAACTCGTGCAGCGGCGGATCGAGCAGCCGGATGGTAACCGGCAGGCCGTGCATGGCCTCGAAGATGTCCTCAAAATCGCCCTGCTGCATCGGCAGGAGCTGTGCCAGGGCGGCGGCGCGGGCTTCCTTGTCTTCCGCCAGGATCATCTTGCGGACGATCGGCAGACGGTCCTCAGCCATGAACATATGCTCGGTACGGCAGAGACCTATGCCCTGGGCGCCGAATTCGCGTGCCTTCTCGGCGTCTTCGGGAGTGTCGGCGTTTGTGCGGACGGACATGGTGCGGATCTCGTCGGCCCAGCCGACGATGGCCTGGAAATTCTCGTTTATCTGAGGCGGCACCAGGTCCACGGCGCCGAGGATCACCTTGCCGGTGGTGCCGTCGATGGTGAGGATGTCGCCTTCGCTTACCGTTACACCATTGACGGTGAACTGTTTATCCTTCTCGGAGATATTCACCTGGTCAGCGCCGCAGACTGCGGGTTTGCCCATGCCGCGGGCGACGACCGCCGCGTGGCTGGTCATGCCGCCATGGGAGGTGAGGACGCCCTCGGCATTGATGAGGCCGTGGATGTCGTCGGGGCTGGTCTCCCAGCGCACGAGGATGACGGCCTCGCCGGCTTTTCCGCGCTCGGCGGCCGTGTCAGCGTCGAACACGACCTTGCCCACGGCAGCGCCCGGAGAGGCGTTCAGGCCCTGCGTCAGGGCTTCATAAGTCTGGCTGGGATCGATCATCGGGTGCAGCAGCTGGTCCAGCTGGCCCGGGTCGATCTTGGCGACGGCCTGCTCGCGGGTGATCAGACCTTCTTCCACCAGGTCTGAAGCGATCTTGACTGCGGCGGCGGCAGTGCGCTTGCCGTCGCGGGTCTGGAGCATGTAGAGCTTGTCCTGCTCGATGGTGAACTCGATGTCCTCCATCTCGCGGTAGTGCTGTTCGAGCTTCTGCATGACGCCGGTGAGTTCTGCGAAGACGGATGGCATCTCGGCCTCCATCTCCGCGAGTTTCTTGGTCTTACGGATGCCGGCGACAACGTCTTCACCCTGGGCGTTTGTGAGGTAGTCGCCGAAGATCTCTTTCTCGCCGGTGGAGGGGTTGCGCGTGAAGGCGACTCCGGTGCCTGAATCATCACCCATGTTACCGAAGACCATCAGCTGCACGTTGACAGCGGTACCCAGGTCGTCGGAGATATTGTAATGCCGACGGTAAGTGACTGCGCGTGGGTTGCCCCAGCTGCGGAACACTGCCTGGATGGATAGCTCCAGCTGTTCGCGGGGCTCGCTCGGAAAGGAGCGGCCGGTCTCTTTTTCCAGGATCTTTTTGAAGTCCTCCACCAGAAGCCTCAGCTGGTCGGGATTCAGTTCGTTATCGAACTTGACGCCAGCCTCGTCGCGCCTGGCGGTGATGGCGTCCTCGAAGAGCTGGCCTTCCACTTCCATCACTACCTTGCCGAACATCTGGATGAAGCGGCGGTAGGCATCCCAGGCGAAACGGTCGTCACCTGTCTTCTTGGCCAGGCCGAGTACGGAATCGTCGTTGAGTCCCAGGTTCAGGACCGTATCCATCATGCCCGGCATGCTGAACTTGGCGCCGGAACGGACGCTGACCAGCAGCGGGTTCTCGGGGTCGCCGAGCGTCTTGCCGGTCGCTTCCTCGAGTCTGGTCAAGTGGGTTTCGATCTCGGCATCAAGGCCCTCGGGGAACTGGTTACCCTGCTTGCCATATGCGATGCAGGCCTCGGTGGTGATGGTGAATCCGTCAGGCACCGGAATGCCCATAGAGGTCATCTCGGCCAGGTTTGCGCCCTTGCCCCCGAGGAGGTCCTTCATCTCCTTGGAGC
Proteins encoded:
- a CDS encoding deoxyguanosinetriphosphate triphosphohydrolase, with amino-acid sequence MSSKPTAASITVKWEEENLSSHAVKAADSLGRTVAEESCSLRTCFQRDRDRIVHSKSFRRLKHKTQVFIAPEGDHYRTRLTHTLEVSGISRTAARSLRLNEDLAEAISLGHDLGHTPFGHIGEEALSVSLQKRTGRRFEHNRQSLRVVQKLEGEGRGLNLCREVEDGILNHTGPDLPSTLEGRIVRIADRVAYINHDIDDALRSGIIISEDLPRQEIALLGETSSQRIDALVHDLVDSSWEQGEVVQSSKMKEAMDSLRSFLFERVYIGSVYRRETRRVSRLVESLFEYYLAHPDLLPAWNDDAGNDLPAQVTDYIAGMTDRFAIRTFKDLFLPSEWDL
- a CDS encoding pyruvate, phosphate dikinase; this encodes MSKKYVYDFSEGSKEMKDLLGGKGANLAEMTSMGIPVPDGFTITTEACIAYGKQGNQFPEGLDAEIETHLTRLEEATGKTLGDPENPLLVSVRSGAKFSMPGMMDTVLNLGLNDDSVLGLAKKTGDDRFAWDAYRRFIQMFGKVVMEVEGQLFEDAITARRDEAGVKFDNELNPDQLRLLVEDFKKILEKETGRSFPSEPREQLELSIQAVFRSWGNPRAVTYRRHYNISDDLGTAVNVQLMVFGNMGDDSGTGVAFTRNPSTGEKEIFGDYLTNAQGEDVVAGIRKTKKLAEMEAEMPSVFAELTGVMQKLEQHYREMEDIEFTIEQDKLYMLQTRDGKRTAAAAVKIASDLVEEGLITREQAVAKIDPGQLDQLLHPMIDPSQTYEALTQGLNASPGAAVGKVVFDADTAAERGKAGEAVILVRWETSPDDIHGLINAEGVLTSHGGMTSHAAVVARGMGKPAVCGADQVNISEKDKQFTVNGVTVSEGDILTIDGTTGKVILGAVDLVPPQINENFQAIVGWADEIRTMSVRTNADTPEDAEKAREFGAQGIGLCRTEHMFMAEDRLPIVRKMILAEDKEARAAALAQLLPMQQGDFEDIFEAMHGLPVTIRLLDPPLHEFLPDYTELMVELERAKLTGASEAEIATKEELATRVRSLKEMNPMLGTRGCRLGIQWPEIYEMQVRAIMLAAVAVQKKMGDAPLVEIMIPLVGYAEELHLMRELTVKACDDVLASAGVSIDYLVGTMIELPRAALTADHISDYADFFSFGTNDLTQTALGFSRDDAEGKFLTYYLEEGIIKNNPFETIDVNGVGKLVEIAVGLSREKKPNIKLGVCGEHGGEPESVKFCHRAGLNYVSCSPYRVPLARLAAAQAVLEEKAMVYTTA